A window of Pedococcus aerophilus contains these coding sequences:
- a CDS encoding LamG-like jellyroll fold domain-containing protein: MGDRHVRRGRLIAVLTAAALGLGLLVAPVAPAGAAPAPIVPVPAGTVTADALPTVQVDGVVWSQVVVGNTVYAGGSFLKARPAGAPPGTDETPRTHLLAYDLTTGELRPGFATTLNGQVLSVAASPDGSRIYLVGDFTTVNGQARRRVAAVDATTGALVTAFRPVGVNSQARAVAVTAGTVYVGGGFAALGNGMPRNNLAAFRASDGAALVWNPDADYTVWALTVSEDGQWVFAGGSFQKVGGQAAYGLAKIGAGKATLDPTWRPAVRNAGVDAGISSLRVQGDFVYGTAWHFGPGGNLEGTFKVPVTTSTLEWVTACHGDNYSAFMANGVVYTAGHSHYCGTHGGGMPQTSPSRFQHAMAWTDTAQGDILTDAVGYGEWRGKALAPSMVGWTPTMTAGTYTGQSQAGWSIVGNDDYIAFGGEFPTVNGVGQQGLVRFARKPLAPAKQGPQIPGGVFTPRLEPTSTTTLRVSWTAAHDRDDLTLDYRVVRDGAYGSPRYTTTALSRWWNLPSLGFVDTGLTPGQTYRYQLVARDADGNTVYGASASVTMPTQDPVETAYAGAVRAAGAQLYWPLNETSGVLVSDRAAGTTPAAEGVGVNDGRVHADSSGTSRILWGRPGAIDGDTAARLSDSTYSRVYASGTTTAPDRFTVQVWVQTGTTRGGRILGFGDVQAGGSAHVDRHLWMDDAGRINFGVRATDGSTRVVTSGSRFNDSRWHLLTATMSSAGMRLYVDGSFVAQRTDTTAGEAYLGYWRLGGDVLTVARGAAPWPNQPTSRGFVGSVDEFAVYPTALSQTQIKALYALRGAGAR, encoded by the coding sequence ATGGGAGATCGACACGTTCGTCGGGGACGGCTCATCGCCGTCCTCACAGCGGCAGCCCTCGGCCTCGGACTCCTCGTCGCCCCCGTCGCCCCGGCAGGTGCGGCACCGGCGCCGATCGTCCCGGTCCCGGCCGGCACGGTCACGGCCGACGCGCTGCCCACCGTGCAGGTCGACGGCGTCGTCTGGTCCCAGGTCGTCGTCGGCAACACCGTCTATGCCGGGGGCTCCTTCCTCAAGGCCCGCCCGGCCGGTGCTCCGCCCGGCACGGACGAGACGCCCCGCACCCACCTCCTGGCCTACGACCTCACGACCGGGGAGCTCCGGCCGGGATTCGCGACGACCCTCAACGGCCAGGTGCTCTCCGTGGCGGCATCGCCCGACGGCAGCCGCATCTACCTCGTCGGTGACTTCACCACGGTCAACGGGCAGGCCCGTCGCAGGGTCGCGGCCGTCGACGCCACCACCGGGGCACTGGTGACGGCGTTCCGGCCCGTCGGGGTGAACTCCCAGGCGCGGGCCGTGGCGGTGACCGCCGGCACGGTCTACGTCGGGGGCGGCTTCGCCGCCCTCGGCAACGGGATGCCCCGCAACAACCTGGCGGCCTTCCGGGCCTCCGACGGCGCAGCCCTGGTCTGGAACCCGGACGCCGACTACACGGTCTGGGCGTTGACGGTGTCCGAGGACGGCCAGTGGGTCTTCGCGGGGGGCTCGTTCCAGAAGGTCGGTGGCCAGGCGGCATACGGGCTGGCCAAGATCGGCGCAGGCAAGGCGACTCTCGACCCGACCTGGAGGCCCGCGGTCCGCAATGCCGGGGTGGACGCCGGCATCAGCAGCCTGCGGGTGCAGGGCGACTTCGTCTACGGGACGGCGTGGCACTTCGGTCCGGGCGGGAACCTCGAGGGGACCTTCAAGGTGCCGGTGACGACGTCCACCCTCGAGTGGGTCACGGCCTGTCACGGGGACAACTACTCCGCGTTCATGGCCAACGGGGTCGTCTACACGGCGGGCCACTCGCACTACTGCGGAACGCATGGTGGAGGCATGCCCCAGACCTCCCCGTCCCGCTTCCAGCACGCCATGGCCTGGACCGACACGGCGCAGGGCGACATCCTCACGGACGCCGTCGGGTACGGCGAGTGGCGCGGGAAGGCGCTGGCGCCGTCGATGGTCGGATGGACGCCGACGATGACCGCCGGGACCTACACCGGTCAGTCCCAGGCCGGGTGGAGCATCGTGGGCAACGACGACTACATCGCCTTCGGGGGCGAGTTCCCCACGGTCAACGGCGTCGGCCAGCAGGGTCTGGTGCGGTTCGCCCGCAAGCCCCTCGCTCCCGCCAAGCAGGGCCCCCAGATCCCCGGAGGCGTCTTCACGCCGCGGCTCGAGCCGACCTCCACCACGACGCTGCGGGTCAGCTGGACGGCCGCCCACGACCGCGACGACCTCACCCTGGACTACCGGGTGGTCAGGGACGGCGCGTACGGCAGCCCGAGGTACACCACGACGGCCCTGTCGAGGTGGTGGAACCTGCCCAGCCTCGGCTTCGTCGACACCGGGCTCACCCCCGGCCAGACCTACCGCTACCAGCTCGTCGCGCGGGACGCCGACGGCAACACCGTGTACGGCGCGAGCGCCTCGGTGACCATGCCGACGCAGGACCCGGTGGAGACGGCGTACGCGGGGGCGGTCAGGGCCGCCGGGGCGCAGCTGTACTGGCCGCTGAACGAGACGTCCGGCGTGCTGGTCAGCGACCGCGCAGCCGGCACCACCCCGGCGGCCGAAGGGGTCGGCGTGAACGACGGGCGGGTGCACGCCGACAGCAGCGGAACCAGCCGGATCCTCTGGGGTCGGCCCGGTGCGATCGACGGCGACACCGCCGCACGGCTGAGCGACAGCACCTACAGCCGCGTCTACGCCTCGGGCACGACGACGGCCCCGGACCGGTTCACCGTGCAGGTGTGGGTGCAGACCGGGACGACGCGTGGCGGGCGGATCCTCGGCTTCGGGGACGTCCAGGCCGGCGGGTCGGCGCACGTGGACCGCCACCTGTGGATGGACGACGCCGGCCGGATCAACTTCGGCGTGCGAGCCACCGACGGCTCCACCCGGGTCGTCACCAGCGGGAGCCGCTTCAACGACAGCCGGTGGCACCTGCTGACGGCCACGATGAGCTCGGCCGGGATGCGACTCTACGTCGACGGGTCCTTCGTGGCGCAGCGCACCGACACCACCGCTGGCGAGGCCTACCTCGGCTACTGGCGGCTCGGCGGAGACGTGCTCACGGTCGCGAGGGGCGCCGCGCCGTGGCCCAACCAGCCGACGTCGCGTGGCTTCGTCGGCAGCGTCGACGAGTTCGCCGTCTATCCGACCGCGCTGAGTCAGACGCAGATCAAGGCGCTGTACGCCCTGCGGGGTGCCGGCGCCCGGTAG
- a CDS encoding PKD domain-containing protein, protein MAPTRPPGRRLTAALATIGLAVGLLVGTAEAGGAAPAPVIPTPAGTVAADALPTVQVDGVVWSQVIVGNTVYAGGSFATARPAGAAPGTNLVTRTNLLAYDLVTGQLVSSFAPTVNAQVLSVAASPDGSRIYLVGDFTTVNGQARRRVAAVDAATGALITSFNPTGVNSQARAVAVTADTVYVGGGFAGLGNGQLRNNLAAFRASDGAFLPWNPNADYTVWAVTVSRDGQWVLAGGSFQNVGGQAAYGLAKINAASGAVDTSWRPAVRNAGVDAGISSLRVQGDFVYGTSWHFGPGGNLEGTFKIPVASSALEWVTDCHGDNYSAYAANGVVYTAGHSHYCGTHGGGMPQYEQWRFLHAMAWTDTAQGDILTDAIAYPEWRGKALAPSIVSWLPDMSMGSYTGQYQAGWNVVGNDDYILYGGEFPTVNGVGQQGLVRFARKPVSPARQGPMFTGGVFTPRLVPTSSSTLRVSWPAGYDRDDFTLGYRVIRGGAFGSPRYTTNASSNWWNVPALGFVDTGLTPGATYSYQLVANDDDGNTVYGASASVTMPTASTATTAYSQAVRAAGARIYWPMNETSGLQVNDRAAGTAASARVGVTDGRGNTGINWNQPGAITGDTAAQLTDNDWSRVYALGAETAPDTFTTQAWVRSSTTRGGRILGFGDLQFGDSDHRDRHLWMDNTGRINFGVRAPDDTTRVLRSANAYNDNQWHMLTATMSAVGMRLYVDGTLVGQNTTTQGEPYLGYWRVGGDWFNAVGPMQPWPNAPTSRNFVGNVDEVAVYPTALSQAQVQAQYALRGGGGGGNQPPTASFTSGTTGLTATFDGSGSSDPDGSIAGWAWSFGDGATATGATTSRTYAAPGTYAVTLTVTDNGGATGTSTRQVVVADPAVIANDDFERTVTDGWGAAATGGTWSTTTAASNFAVTGGSGTMRLAAGSGPSAYLSATSATGTDVRTAMRFDKAPAGGGLFASLVARRAGTSDYRVKVRVTATDTTAYLARTVGGAETVLASVALPGLVVAAGDSLDLRLVASGTNPTTLTGKVWRSGTSEPPAWTLTTTDGTAALQAPGAVGVYAYLSGAATNAPITVGLPSFVAAAP, encoded by the coding sequence ATGGCACCGACACGACCACCCGGCCGCCGACTCACCGCCGCGCTGGCCACCATCGGACTGGCGGTCGGCCTGCTGGTCGGCACCGCCGAAGCCGGCGGTGCGGCACCGGCGCCCGTCATCCCGACCCCGGCCGGGACCGTCGCCGCGGACGCCCTGCCCACCGTGCAGGTCGACGGCGTCGTCTGGTCCCAGGTCATCGTCGGCAACACCGTGTACGCCGGGGGCTCCTTCGCCACCGCCCGCCCGGCCGGGGCCGCTCCGGGCACCAACCTCGTCACCCGGACCAACCTGCTGGCCTACGACCTCGTCACCGGTCAGCTGGTGTCGTCCTTCGCGCCGACCGTCAACGCGCAGGTGCTGTCGGTGGCCGCGTCCCCGGACGGCAGCCGCATCTACCTCGTCGGCGACTTCACGACCGTCAACGGGCAGGCCCGTCGCAGGGTCGCCGCGGTCGACGCCGCGACCGGTGCCCTCATCACCTCCTTCAACCCCACCGGGGTCAACTCCCAGGCGAGGGCGGTCGCCGTCACCGCCGACACGGTCTACGTCGGGGGCGGTTTCGCAGGGTTGGGCAACGGACAGCTGCGCAACAACCTCGCGGCGTTCCGGGCCTCCGACGGCGCGTTCCTGCCGTGGAACCCGAACGCCGACTACACGGTCTGGGCGGTCACCGTGTCCCGGGACGGACAGTGGGTCCTCGCGGGCGGGTCCTTCCAGAACGTCGGGGGGCAGGCCGCATACGGGCTCGCGAAGATCAACGCCGCCAGTGGCGCGGTCGACACCTCGTGGCGCCCCGCGGTCCGCAACGCCGGCGTGGACGCCGGCATCAGCAGCCTGCGCGTGCAGGGCGACTTCGTCTACGGGACGTCGTGGCACTTCGGCCCCGGGGGCAACCTCGAGGGCACCTTCAAGATCCCCGTCGCCAGCTCCGCCCTGGAGTGGGTGACCGACTGCCACGGCGACAACTACTCGGCCTACGCCGCCAACGGCGTCGTGTACACGGCGGGTCACTCGCACTACTGCGGCACCCACGGCGGTGGCATGCCGCAGTACGAGCAGTGGCGCTTCCTGCACGCCATGGCGTGGACCGACACGGCGCAGGGCGACATCCTCACCGACGCCATCGCGTACCCGGAGTGGCGCGGCAAGGCCCTCGCACCGTCGATCGTCAGCTGGTTGCCGGACATGTCCATGGGCTCCTACACCGGCCAGTACCAAGCCGGCTGGAACGTCGTGGGCAACGACGACTACATCCTCTACGGCGGGGAGTTCCCGACCGTGAACGGTGTGGGGCAGCAGGGCCTGGTCCGCTTCGCCCGCAAGCCGGTCTCGCCGGCGCGACAGGGCCCGATGTTCACCGGTGGGGTCTTCACGCCGCGTCTGGTCCCGACGTCGTCGTCCACCCTGCGGGTCAGCTGGCCGGCGGGGTACGACCGCGACGACTTCACGCTCGGCTACCGCGTCATCCGGGGCGGCGCCTTCGGCAGCCCGAGGTACACGACGAACGCGAGCTCGAACTGGTGGAACGTGCCGGCCCTCGGGTTCGTGGACACGGGCCTGACACCGGGGGCGACGTACAGCTACCAGCTGGTCGCGAACGACGACGACGGCAACACGGTCTACGGGGCCAGCGCCAGCGTGACGATGCCGACCGCCTCGACGGCCACCACCGCCTACTCCCAGGCCGTCCGCGCCGCCGGCGCCCGGATCTACTGGCCGATGAACGAGACCTCCGGCCTCCAGGTCAACGACCGCGCCGCCGGCACCGCGGCCAGCGCCCGCGTGGGGGTCACCGACGGCCGCGGCAACACGGGCATCAACTGGAACCAGCCCGGCGCCATCACGGGCGACACGGCGGCCCAGCTGACGGACAACGACTGGAGCCGCGTCTACGCCCTGGGCGCCGAGACGGCGCCGGACACCTTCACGACCCAGGCCTGGGTGCGCAGCAGCACCACGCGCGGTGGACGCATCCTCGGTTTCGGCGACCTCCAGTTCGGCGACTCCGACCACCGGGACCGGCACCTCTGGATGGACAACACCGGGCGGATCAACTTCGGTGTCCGCGCGCCGGACGACACGACCCGGGTGCTGCGCAGCGCCAACGCCTACAACGACAACCAGTGGCACATGCTGACGGCGACGATGAGCGCCGTCGGCATGCGGCTCTACGTCGACGGGACCCTGGTGGGACAGAACACCACCACCCAGGGCGAGCCCTACCTCGGCTACTGGCGCGTCGGCGGCGACTGGTTCAACGCCGTGGGCCCCATGCAGCCCTGGCCGAATGCACCGACCTCGCGCAACTTCGTCGGGAACGTCGACGAGGTCGCGGTGTACCCGACAGCGCTGAGCCAGGCCCAGGTGCAGGCGCAGTACGCCCTGCGCGGGGGCGGGGGCGGCGGCAACCAACCGCCGACGGCGTCGTTCACCTCCGGCACGACCGGCCTCACGGCGACCTTCGACGGTTCGGGGTCCAGCGACCCCGACGGCTCGATCGCCGGGTGGGCGTGGAGCTTCGGCGACGGTGCCACCGCCACCGGGGCCACCACCAGCCGGACGTATGCAGCCCCGGGCACCTACGCGGTCACCCTCACCGTCACCGACAACGGCGGAGCGACCGGGACGTCCACGCGCCAGGTCGTCGTCGCCGACCCGGCGGTCATCGCGAACGACGACTTCGAGCGCACCGTCACCGACGGCTGGGGCGCGGCCGCGACCGGTGGGACGTGGTCGACGACGACCGCCGCGAGCAACTTCGCCGTCACCGGCGGCAGCGGCACGATGCGACTCGCCGCCGGCAGCGGTCCCTCGGCCTACCTCTCCGCCACCTCCGCCACGGGCACGGACGTCCGCACGGCGATGCGCTTCGACAAGGCACCGGCGGGTGGAGGCCTGTTCGCGTCCCTCGTCGCGCGGCGGGCCGGCACCTCCGACTACCGCGTCAAGGTGCGGGTCACCGCGACCGACACCACCGCATACCTGGCTCGCACCGTGGGCGGGGCAGAGACCGTGCTGGCCTCGGTGGCCCTTCCCGGCCTCGTCGTGGCCGCGGGCGACTCCCTCGACCTGCGGCTGGTCGCGTCGGGCACCAACCCGACGACCCTGACCGGCAAGGTCTGGCGCTCCGGCACCAGCGAACCCCCCGCCTGGACCCTCACCACGACCGACGGCACGGCGGCGCTGCAGGCCCCCGGAGCGGTGGGGGTCTACGCCTACCTGTCGGGAGCGGCCACCAACGCCCCGATCACCGTGGGGCTGCCCTCGTTCGTCGCTGCCGCGCCCTGA
- a CDS encoding TetR family transcriptional regulator: MTPRGRRPGGTDTRASILAAARTDFAEQGYDAASVRGIARRAEVDPALVHHYFGGKAALFARVMDIPADPAALIAAVVSGPRDRVGENLVRTFLGVWDSDDGRERFQALIRSALTHHEATVMLREFLTREVFGRVLRELAPDGPAPHELELRAGLAASQMVGLAVMRYIVEFPAVVDATHDELAALLGPTIQQYLVPPG, encoded by the coding sequence GTGACCCCGCGCGGGCGACGCCCGGGCGGGACGGACACCCGGGCGTCGATCCTCGCCGCCGCTCGGACGGACTTCGCCGAGCAGGGGTATGACGCGGCCTCGGTGCGCGGGATCGCGCGCCGTGCCGAGGTGGACCCGGCCCTGGTGCACCACTACTTCGGCGGCAAGGCGGCGCTGTTCGCGAGGGTCATGGACATCCCCGCCGACCCGGCCGCCCTCATCGCCGCGGTCGTCAGCGGCCCGCGCGACCGGGTGGGGGAGAACCTCGTCCGGACCTTCCTCGGCGTGTGGGACAGCGACGACGGGCGCGAGCGGTTCCAGGCGCTGATCCGTTCGGCGCTGACCCACCACGAGGCGACGGTGATGCTCCGGGAGTTCCTCACCCGCGAGGTCTTCGGCCGGGTCCTGCGCGAGCTCGCGCCGGACGGACCGGCACCGCACGAGCTCGAGCTGCGCGCCGGGCTGGCCGCCTCGCAGATGGTCGGGCTCGCGGTGATGCGCTACATCGTCGAGTTCCCCGCGGTGGTCGACGCGACCCACGACGAGCTCGCCGCCCTGCTCGGGCCGACGATCCAGCAGTACCTCGTCCCACCGGGCTGA
- a CDS encoding M15 family metallopeptidase: MRTMTKRAIAIVSAAALVPALAAGAAGAAGAAVAAAGPASGATSSAAASAADAHPGFHATTSTVPEDYRAQMIGVSWRPGCPVPIDDLRIITMNHWGFDGTVHEGGRLMVHKDVAAAVTEAFGDAFDAQFPIRRIELIEAYGADDDASMAADNTSAFNCRPITGTTDRFSIHSYGKAIDINTVENPYVKGSTVLPPAGADYLDRTDVRPGMITKNDVVVKAFRDAKMAWGGDYNSLKDYQHFEARKF; this comes from the coding sequence ATGCGAACCATGACAAAACGAGCCATCGCGATCGTGTCCGCAGCCGCCCTGGTCCCCGCCCTGGCCGCCGGTGCCGCCGGTGCCGCGGGTGCCGCGGTTGCCGCCGCAGGCCCCGCGTCCGGCGCCACCTCCTCGGCAGCCGCCTCTGCAGCCGACGCCCATCCCGGGTTCCACGCCACGACGAGCACCGTGCCGGAGGACTACCGCGCCCAGATGATCGGGGTCTCGTGGAGGCCGGGCTGCCCGGTACCGATCGACGACCTGCGGATCATCACCATGAACCACTGGGGCTTCGACGGCACGGTCCACGAGGGCGGTCGGCTGATGGTGCACAAGGACGTCGCCGCCGCGGTCACCGAGGCCTTCGGCGACGCCTTCGACGCCCAGTTCCCCATCCGCCGCATCGAGCTCATCGAGGCGTATGGCGCGGACGACGACGCGTCGATGGCCGCCGACAACACCTCGGCCTTCAACTGCCGGCCGATCACCGGGACGACCGACCGCTTCTCCATCCACAGCTACGGCAAGGCCATCGACATCAACACCGTCGAGAACCCCTACGTGAAGGGCAGCACCGTCCTACCGCCGGCCGGCGCCGACTACCTCGACCGCACCGACGTCCGCCCGGGCATGATCACGAAGAACGACGTCGTGGTGAAGGCCTTCCGCGACGCGAAAATGGCCTGGGGCGGCGACTACAACAGCCTCAAGGACTACCAGCACTTCGAGGCCCGGAAGTTCTGA
- a CDS encoding sugar phosphate isomerase/epimerase family protein, whose product MPSAVTVPGATVALSTASVYPENCAAAFALAARLGYDAVEVMVWTDPVTQEAGALRALSELHGLPVVSVHAPTLLLTQRVWGPEPWTKVDKSIELAQEVGASTVVLHPPFRWQKEYARDFVEGVALREHETGIHLAVENMFPWRARQREFEAYLPHWDPVSQAYDHVTLDLSHTATAGSDALEMARVLGPRLTHVHLADGLGSLKDEHLVPGRGLQPCAEFLEMLAARAYAGSVVVEVGTRKLLPEEREIDLAEALAFARLHLATASVAS is encoded by the coding sequence ATGCCTTCGGCGGTCACGGTTCCCGGTGCCACGGTGGCGCTGTCGACCGCCTCGGTCTACCCCGAGAACTGCGCCGCGGCCTTCGCGCTCGCGGCGCGACTGGGGTACGACGCCGTCGAGGTGATGGTCTGGACCGACCCGGTCACGCAGGAAGCCGGTGCCCTGCGGGCACTCAGCGAGCTGCACGGCCTGCCGGTGGTCTCCGTCCATGCGCCCACACTCCTGCTGACGCAGCGGGTGTGGGGTCCGGAGCCCTGGACCAAGGTCGACAAGTCGATCGAGCTGGCGCAGGAGGTCGGCGCCTCGACGGTCGTGCTCCACCCGCCGTTCCGGTGGCAGAAGGAGTACGCCCGGGACTTCGTCGAGGGGGTCGCCCTGCGCGAGCACGAGACCGGCATCCACCTCGCCGTCGAGAACATGTTCCCCTGGCGGGCCCGACAGCGGGAGTTCGAGGCCTACCTGCCGCACTGGGACCCGGTGTCCCAGGCCTACGACCACGTCACCCTCGACCTGTCGCACACGGCCACGGCCGGCTCGGACGCGCTGGAGATGGCGCGGGTCCTCGGCCCGCGGCTGACCCACGTCCACCTCGCCGACGGCCTGGGGTCACTCAAGGACGAGCACCTCGTCCCGGGCCGGGGGCTGCAGCCGTGCGCGGAGTTCCTCGAGATGCTGGCCGCCCGGGCGTACGCCGGCTCGGTCGTCGTCGAGGTCGGCACCCGCAAGCTCCTGCCGGAGGAGCGCGAGATCGACCTCGCCGAGGCGCTCGCGTTCGCCCGCCTCCACCTCGCCACCGCGTCGGTGGCGTCGTGA
- a CDS encoding ABC transporter permease encodes MNLHRTLVTAARVLAQLRADHRTIALMLVVPCVLIGLLAWIFQDTPVFDGLGAPLLGVFPFVVMFIVTSVATLRERTSGTLERLLTTPMGKGDFMLGYAVAFGVMAVLQALVATGFAVWVCGLDVAGPVWQLVVVAVLDALLGSALGLLASGFARTEFQAVQFMPAFVLPQFLLCGLLVSRDRLPDVLQGVSDVLPLSYAVDAMKSVTTSAAPGGDVATDAVLILGWVVASLVLGSLTLRRRTP; translated from the coding sequence ATGAACCTCCACCGCACGCTCGTCACGGCCGCCCGGGTGCTGGCCCAGCTGCGGGCCGACCACCGGACCATCGCCCTGATGCTCGTCGTCCCCTGCGTGCTCATCGGGCTGCTGGCGTGGATCTTCCAGGACACCCCGGTGTTCGACGGCCTCGGGGCGCCGTTGCTCGGGGTCTTCCCGTTCGTCGTGATGTTCATCGTCACCAGCGTCGCCACCCTGCGGGAGCGGACGTCGGGAACCCTCGAGCGGCTCCTCACGACACCGATGGGCAAGGGCGACTTCATGCTGGGCTATGCCGTCGCCTTCGGGGTGATGGCGGTCCTCCAGGCCCTCGTGGCGACCGGATTCGCGGTCTGGGTCTGCGGGCTCGACGTCGCCGGACCCGTGTGGCAGCTCGTCGTCGTCGCGGTCCTCGACGCCCTCCTCGGTTCGGCCCTGGGCCTGCTGGCTAGCGGGTTCGCGCGGACCGAGTTCCAGGCCGTGCAGTTCATGCCGGCCTTCGTCCTCCCGCAGTTCCTGCTGTGCGGTCTGCTCGTGTCCCGGGACCGGCTGCCCGACGTCCTGCAGGGGGTGTCCGACGTCCTGCCTCTGTCGTATGCCGTCGACGCGATGAAGTCGGTGACCACCAGCGCCGCTCCCGGCGGCGATGTCGCGACGGACGCGGTGCTGATCCTCGGCTGGGTGGTCGCCTCGCTGGTCCTGGGCAGTCTGACCCTGCGTCGGCGAACCCCCTGA
- a CDS encoding Ppx/GppA phosphatase family protein, with the protein MRLGVVDVGSNTVHLLVVDAHRGAQPLPATSHKIELRLSEHVTDDGHISGEGEKALSGFIGECLTVAEDQGVEEVMAFVTSAVREAPNGEDVLARVRDDRGVDLQVLSGEDEARLTFLAARRWFGWSSGTLLVVDIGGGSLELATGMDEDPDVAVSLPLGAGRLTRDLLPGDPPDPDVIREARRTIRKRLAGDIRPLAKAGAPDRAVGTSKTLRSLARITGAAPSSEGPYVARYLRREALADLVGTLGRTTAAERAELPGVSTSRARQLLAGALVAEAAMDLLDVERLDICPWALREGIILNRLDSMR; encoded by the coding sequence ATGCGCCTCGGAGTGGTCGACGTCGGTTCCAACACGGTGCACCTCCTCGTCGTCGACGCGCACCGGGGCGCCCAGCCGCTGCCGGCCACGTCGCACAAGATCGAGCTCCGACTCTCCGAGCACGTCACCGACGACGGACACATCTCCGGCGAGGGGGAGAAGGCGCTGTCCGGCTTCATCGGGGAGTGCCTCACCGTCGCCGAGGACCAGGGCGTCGAGGAGGTCATGGCCTTCGTCACCAGCGCCGTCCGTGAGGCGCCCAACGGCGAGGACGTGCTCGCCCGGGTCCGTGACGACCGCGGCGTCGACCTCCAGGTGCTGTCCGGCGAGGACGAGGCCAGGCTGACCTTCCTCGCGGCGCGACGGTGGTTCGGCTGGTCGAGCGGCACGTTGCTCGTCGTCGACATCGGTGGTGGCTCGCTGGAGCTCGCGACGGGCATGGACGAGGACCCGGACGTGGCGGTCAGCCTCCCCCTCGGTGCCGGACGGCTGACCCGTGACCTCCTGCCGGGCGACCCGCCCGACCCCGACGTCATCCGCGAGGCGCGGCGCACCATCCGCAAGCGCCTCGCCGGCGACATCCGTCCGCTGGCCAAGGCCGGGGCCCCGGACCGAGCGGTGGGGACCTCGAAGACGCTGCGCTCGCTCGCCCGGATCACGGGGGCGGCGCCGAGCAGCGAGGGCCCGTATGTCGCGCGGTACCTCCGGCGCGAGGCGCTGGCGGACCTCGTGGGGACCCTGGGCAGGACCACCGCGGCCGAGCGAGCCGAGCTGCCCGGGGTGTCGACGAGCCGGGCCCGGCAGCTGCTCGCCGGTGCGCTGGTCGCCGAGGCGGCGATGGACCTGCTCGACGTCGAGCGGCTCGACATCTGCCCGTGGGCCCTGCGCGAGGGGATCATCCTCAACCGCCTCGACTCCATGCGCTGA
- a CDS encoding ABC transporter ATP-binding protein — protein MMNTVPGAAVEIDGLRVERGGRTVLPGLSVRIPAGQVVGLLGPSGSGKSTLIRAVVGVQVVAAGSVRVLGESAGSPVLRRRIGYVTQSPSVYDDLTVRANVRYFASILGASRASVDEAIAAVDLDSHADSRVGRLSGGQRSRVSLACALVGDPELLVLDEPTVGLDPVLRRDLWDLFDRLAAQGRSLLVSSHVMDEAARCDRLLLLREGEVLADATLPELLARTGAEDAEGAFLALIDHAEETTR, from the coding sequence ATGATGAATACCGTGCCGGGTGCTGCGGTGGAGATCGACGGGCTGCGCGTCGAACGAGGCGGCCGCACGGTGCTGCCGGGGTTGTCGGTGCGCATCCCCGCCGGGCAGGTCGTCGGGCTGCTCGGACCGAGCGGGAGCGGCAAGTCCACGCTCATCCGCGCCGTCGTCGGCGTGCAGGTCGTGGCCGCCGGTTCGGTCAGGGTGCTGGGGGAGTCGGCGGGGTCGCCGGTCCTGCGCCGCCGGATCGGCTACGTCACGCAGAGCCCCAGCGTCTACGACGACCTGACCGTCCGGGCCAACGTGCGGTACTTCGCCTCCATCCTCGGCGCCTCGCGCGCATCGGTGGACGAGGCCATCGCCGCCGTGGACCTCGACAGCCACGCCGACTCCCGAGTCGGTCGGCTCTCCGGTGGCCAGCGCTCGCGGGTCTCCCTCGCCTGCGCGCTCGTGGGCGACCCGGAGCTGCTCGTCCTCGACGAGCCCACCGTCGGGCTCGACCCGGTGCTCCGACGCGACCTGTGGGACCTGTTCGACCGCCTTGCGGCACAAGGTCGTTCGCTGTTGGTCTCCAGCCACGTCATGGACGAGGCGGCGCGCTGCGACCGGCTCCTCCTGCTGAGGGAGGGCGAGGTCCTCGCCGATGCGACCCTCCCGGAGCTGCTCGCCCGGACCGGTGCCGAGGACGCCGAAGGCGCCTTCCTGGCACTCATCGACCACGCCGAGGAGACCACCCGATGA